The following proteins come from a genomic window of Salvia hispanica cultivar TCC Black 2014 chromosome 4, UniMelb_Shisp_WGS_1.0, whole genome shotgun sequence:
- the LOC125223755 gene encoding loganic acid O-methyltransferase-like, giving the protein MEVFFRCRAREIAAGGLMLFNMAVVPSRDMQHRMASMFTFIESILIDMVNEGVLAQERVDSFNIPIVFPCVDQVRRLIEKNKCFEIVKMEKVEIAGKRDSKISVMHIRAGLEGTLSHHFGSETVEQIFERAIQQQHNLKFNQIDISSTGIFVVLRRN; this is encoded by the exons ATGGAGGTGTTTTTCAGATGCAGAGCTCGGGAGATTGCGGCCGGAGGGCTGATGCTGTTTAACATGGCCGTCGTGCCTAGCAGAGACATGCAGCATCGTATGGCTTCGATGTTTACTTTTATCGAGTCCATCCTCATCGACATGGTCAACGAg GGAGTATTAGCGCAAGAGCGAGTGGATTCGTTCAACATTCCTATTGTATTTCCTTGCGTGGATCAAGTAAGGAGATTGATtgagaaaaacaaatgttttgaaattgtgaaaatggaaaaggtGGAAATTGCAGGAAAGAGGGATAGTAAGATTTCAGTAATGCACATTAGAGCAGGATTGGAAGGGACTTTGAGCCATCACTTTGGAAGTGAGACTGTGGAACAAATTTTTGAGAGGGCCATCCAACAACAACACAATCttaaattcaatcaaattgaCATAAGCTCTACCGGTATCTTTGTTGTGCTCAGGCGcaactaa
- the LOC125223753 gene encoding loganic acid O-methyltransferase-like, translated as MAESISPMNGGSGTYSYARNSTWQRNGALIVEDAVKEAVAESLDLAKLLCESNTFVVADLGCSVGPNTFYAMETIIGAVQQLKCDRSLEFQVAFNDRVGNDFNTLFASLPEHGRNRNYFAAAVAGSFYGRLFPSSSVHIAYSSASLNWLSKVPEGLTAEGSPAWNAAKIHYSGSSDAVARAYEDQFEEDMEVFFRCRAQEIAAGGLRLFNMAVVPSKDVQHRIASLFTFIESILIDMVKEGVLAQERVDSFNIPIVFPWVEQVRRLLEKNKCFEIVKMEKVEIAGKRDSKTSVMHIRAGLEGTLSNHFGSEIVEQVFERAIQQQHNLQVKHIDISSTGIFVVLRRN; from the exons ATGGCTGAATCAATATCTCCGATGAATGGCGGCAGCGGCACATATAGTTACGCTAGAAACTCCACTTGGCAG AGAAACGGGGCGCTTATTGTGGAAGATGCAGTAAAAGAGGCAGTGGCGGAGAGCCTTGATCTAGCAAAGCTGTTGTGTGAGTCCAACACATTCGTCGTCGCAGACCTCGGATGTTCGGTGGGGCCCAACACATTCTACGCCATGGAAACCATCATCGGTGCCGTGCAGCAACTTAAGTGTGACCGAAGCCTCGAGTTCCAAGTTGCGTTCAACGATCGAGTAGGCAACGATTTCAACACTCTATTTGCCTCTCTTCCTGAGCATGGGAGGAACAGGAACTACTTTGCGGCGGCCGTGGCGGGCTCCTTCTACGGCAGGCTCTTCCCTTCCTCTTCCGTCCACATCGCCTATTCCTCGGCCTCGCTCAACTGGCTGTCCAAGGTGCCCGAGGGGTTGACCGCGGAAGGCTCTCCTGCGTGGAACGCTGCAAAGATCCATTACAGCGGCTCGTCCGACGCGGTGGCCAGGGCTTACGAGGATCAGTTCGAGGAAGACATGGAGGTGTTTTTCAGATGCAGAGCGCAGGAGATCGCGGCCGGAGGGCTGAGGCTGTTTAACATGGCCGTCGTGCCTAGCAAAGACGTGCAGCATCGTATAGCTTCATTGTTTACTTTTATCGAGTCCATCCTCATCGACATGGTCAAAGAG GGAGTATTAGCGCAAGAGCGAGTGGATTCGTTCAACATTCCTATTGTATTTCCTTGGGTGGAGCAAGTAAGGAGATTacttgagaaaaataaatgttttgaaattgtgaaaatggaaaaggtGGAAATTGCAGGAAAGAGGGATAGTAAGACTTCAGTAATGCACATTAGAGCAGGATTGGAAGGAACTTTGAGTAATCACTTTGGAAGTGAGATTGTGGAACAAGTTTTTGAGAGGGCCATCCAACAACAACACAACCTCCAAGTCAAACATATTGACATAAGCTCCACCGGTATCTTTGTTGTGCTCAGGCGCAACTAA